Proteins from one Patescibacteria group bacterium genomic window:
- the rsmI gene encoding 16S rRNA (cytidine(1402)-2'-O)-methyltransferase yields the protein MLYIVSTPIGNLDDITIRALDILKKVDLVLAEDTRVSKKLFDRYDIKTRLVSWHQHSQLADFSKLKKYFEDNKDIALITDAGTPGISDPGGKLIELVLENFPDTKIVPIPGASALTALVSVAGIAMDKFLFLGFLPHKKGRQTLIEEIKASKIPVVFFESVHRIDKALTALSDCDKDLIVGRELTKQFETIYRGKAKDVLEQIKADKVKGEFVIIVNK from the coding sequence ATGCTTTATATTGTTTCTACACCGATTGGCAATCTAGATGATATCACTATCAGAGCTCTTGATATTTTAAAAAAAGTAGATTTGGTCTTGGCCGAAGATACTCGGGTCAGCAAAAAGCTTTTTGATCGCTATGATATCAAGACAAGGCTAGTTTCTTGGCATCAGCACAGTCAGTTGGCTGATTTTTCCAAGCTCAAAAAATATTTTGAAGATAACAAAGACATTGCTCTGATTACTGATGCTGGTACGCCAGGAATATCAGATCCAGGAGGCAAGCTTATAGAACTAGTATTAGAAAATTTTCCTGACACAAAGATTGTCCCTATCCCAGGCGCTTCAGCTCTGACGGCTTTGGTTTCAGTAGCCGGGATTGCTATGGACAAATTTTTGTTTTTGGGATTTTTGCCTCACAAAAAAGGCAGACAAACTTTGATAGAGGAGATTAAAGCATCAAAGATTCCAGTGGTATTTTTTGAGTCAGTCCATCGTATAGACAAGGCTCTGACTGCCTTGTCAGATTGCGACAAAGATTTGATAGTCGGTCGTGAGCTGACCAAACAATTTGAAACTATTTATCGCGGCAAAGCCAAAGATGTCTTAGAGCAGATCAAAGCCGATAAAGTAAAAGGGGAATTTGTAATTATTGTAAATAAATAA
- a CDS encoding GNAT family N-acetyltransferase, whose protein sequence is MDFVVRQLEEKDFVTGSGFVETMANMSDISILDIDKLKDIWLAAKKQNIYFFVAEMEGQIVSTVKLLIEPKFFHGGKAAAHIEDVVTRSGYEGRGLSKALLLEAIRTAEKENCYKVILDCKKELVPFYEKSGFKEHDICMRLDFKK, encoded by the coding sequence ATGGATTTCGTTGTTAGGCAACTAGAAGAAAAAGATTTTGTCACTGGTAGCGGCTTTGTAGAAACTATGGCCAATATGAGCGACATCAGTATATTGGATATTGATAAACTCAAAGATATTTGGCTTGCCGCCAAAAAACAAAACATCTATTTTTTTGTAGCGGAAATGGAGGGTCAGATTGTCTCTACTGTAAAATTGTTGATTGAACCAAAATTTTTTCACGGCGGCAAAGCCGCCGCTCACATAGAGGATGTAGTGACACGTTCCGGTTATGAAGGTCGTGGTCTGTCCAAGGCACTGCTTTTGGAGGCTATCAGGACTGCTGAAAAAGAAAATTGCTACAAGGTAATATTGGATTGCAAAAAAGAGCTGGTTCCTTTTTATGAAAAATCAGGTTTCAAAGAACACGATATTTGTATGCGCTTAGATTTTAAAAAATAG